The archaeon BMS3Bbin15 nucleotide sequence GAGGCACTGTTAAGAAGAGTGCTCAAGGGCAGGAGTATTCCAGAGATTAACAATGTTGTTGCTTCCTACAACCTCACTTCCATACTAACTTTGATTTCAATTGGAGCATACAACAGAAAAAAACTGAAGGGAGAAATCAGTATGAGAAGGTCAATGGGCGAAAATTTTACAGGTATAGGGGGAAAAAGACTGGTTACGCGTGGCGAGATTGTGGTTAGTGATGAGGAAAAGATTATAAATATATTTCCTTACAGGGATGCTGAAGCTACCAAAATTACAGATGATACGGAAGATGTGCTATTTATATTTTCGGGAGTTAAAGGTATAGAGATGAGTTACCTTGAAAAAGCATCTGAAAAAACCCTGGAAATTGTCAGGCGCTTCTGTGGTGAATAGATGTACTCCTGCGGTTTAAAGCATGCCAGGGCAAGGCTTGATAAGAAGATTATAGCTGGCTTCAATCACTCCTGTGACCTTGTGAAGTATATGAAAACAGGTGAGCTTGAAGCTATTGAACTTCCCCGGGAACTCATCGAGCTTGAGGAATGGCTGGTTATAGGTGAACAGAAGGAAATAGCTGTATCTGAATCCACACTGAATTACCTGGTTGATAGCCTTGGCTATGATGAGGAGAGGGCAGGAGGTCTTGTGGGGCAGATTGCCAGAGAAGCTCCCGGACTTGGAGTTGAGGTATATGCCCATGTTTCAGGTAAGTGCAGAAAACTCACAGGGATAAATTCTGATAAGGTTCTGATTGCAGATAAAGGTGGCTTCAAACCAGCTATTCAGTTTAATAAAGAATGTACACCTCCCCGCCATTTTGTAATGGAATTTGAAAAGGGTCTTGAGATTTCTGGAAAAAAACTTGAAAGCTCCATCAGGATTATAGCTACCTATGACAGTTGCGCCTTTGATTTTCTTCTTGATAATGAGTTTCTTGATAGTATTAAAAATGAAGTAAAGGAAATAAACAAAGCTGTGCTCTCAGGATTTCATCTCGTACTTGAATCTTCTGCAGGAAAAATCAGACAGGTGGGTAAGATTATTGAAGAATGGAGAGAGATTAATCCTGATATTTTTATACATATTGAATTTGGCCAGTTTCAGAACAGAAGGGCACTGGTAGAAACTGAGAAACTCTTTCCTCTTATAGATTCTATAGGGTTGAACAGTGGGGAACTCATAGCTGTAACAGGAGAAGAGGAGCTTGAAAAAGGGCTTTCCATACTTGCAGAGAGAATGGAGAGAGTACTCTTTCATAACCAGTATTGTTCAGCTTTAATAACCTCATCGGATAACCCGAAGGAAGCCAGAGCTGCTCTCCAGTTTGCATCTATATGCTCAGCCTATAAAATCCTTCATGATAAAGTTCTCAATCTCAGGGAGCTGGAAAACTTCAAAATATCAAGGCTCAGTGAAAGAGGAATAGAGATTGCTCAGAATTTAAAAATAACTGATTTCCATGGTAAAAAGGCTATAGTTGTACCGTCACTATATATTGAGAGCCCCAGGAGCCTCGTTGGAGCTGGAGATACCTTCGCTCTTGCCTATACTCTTGTGATGTAGGAGGATAATGAAATCTGCATTTTTAGAAGATTTATATGTTTACTTTTCATATAGACCTAAGCCATCTCAATGCTTTTCTCTATTACATCCTGTTGAATCAAAAACCAGTAAACCAGAAGGTCTTTCTCTTTCTCCTGGTAATCCTTAAAATTTTTAGCAATTATTCTCCAGAAGTGTTCATTATGTCTTCTTTCAATAAGATGGGTCAGCTCATGAAAAATTACATACTCAACTAACTCATCAGGCAGATATTTTAACAGAATGTTTATTGTCAGATTCCTTTTAGAGCTTAAACTCCCCCACTTCGATTTCATTTTTCTAAAAAAAATCTTATTAACACCTAATTTTAATTCTTTACAAATATTCTCAACACAGGAATAAACCAGCTCCCTGAATTCATCATCAGACCTATCTACATATTTTTTACCTTCTGCCTCTATCAGCGCATTTTTTATTATTGACCTTTTAGCATATATCCAGTTTTTATGTTTCTCAATAATCTTACTGTAATCTGTGTTATCTTCAGGCATGACAAGGATTAAACTACCTGTTTTAAATTCCAGTCTGGGATATTTCACATCACGATGGACCACATCGTATTTTATTTCCATGTCATGAATCCTACTTTTTTCTGCCATAGTTCTCTACGTTCTTAATCAATTTGTCATACAGCTCGTTAAGGCCCGTATGTGTCAATCCGTAGCGCCTTATATATCTCCTGATAAACCTTCTAACAGCCTGTTGCACTTTTTTCCTCTCTGTAGGCTGTACAGTCCACCCGGTAAACATATAT carries:
- a CDS encoding ADP-specific phosphofructokinase, translated to MYSCGLKHARARLDKKIIAGFNHSCDLVKYMKTGELEAIELPRELIELEEWLVIGEQKEIAVSESTLNYLVDSLGYDEERAGGLVGQIAREAPGLGVEVYAHVSGKCRKLTGINSDKVLIADKGGFKPAIQFNKECTPPRHFVMEFEKGLEISGKKLESSIRIIATYDSCAFDFLLDNEFLDSIKNEVKEINKAVLSGFHLVLESSAGKIRQVGKIIEEWREINPDIFIHIEFGQFQNRRALVETEKLFPLIDSIGLNSGELIAVTGEEELEKGLSILAERMERVLFHNQYCSALITSSDNPKEARAALQFASICSAYKILHDKVLNLRELENFKISRLSERGIEIAQNLKITDFHGKKAIVVPSLYIESPRSLVGAGDTFALAYTLVM
- a CDS encoding phenylalanyl-tRNA synthetase subunit beta, whose translation is MHYHNNLDTELDIKVVEAEINGVKVQPPGDEFRRFRTEKFEEIRKKYDISTIKDHPVIRAYRDFYWRIGIDPTKIRPSSEALLRRVLKGRSIPEINNVVASYNLTSILTLISIGAYNRKKLKGEISMRRSMGENFTGIGGKRLVTRGEIVVSDEEKIINIFPYRDAEATKITDDTEDVLFIFSGVKGIEMSYLEKASEKTLEIVRRFCGE